Proteins found in one Paenibacillus borealis genomic segment:
- a CDS encoding ammonium transporter has translation MKKKMLMMFLAMVTLMIYPVSAFAAEGPAAPDLQIGLDTAFTFLAFILVFFMQSGFAMLEAGSVRMKNAGHVAGKTVLTLAIASLCFWALGFGLGFGNGNSFFGTTGFFYGGDTTASSFESLAFSDVTLNVKFLFQMAFAAVSLAIVSGGMAERAKLSVYIIFGILFSVVIYPVVAHWVWGGGWLAELGMQDYAGSTVVHLTGATAAVVATILLKPRLGKFNKEGKPVIIPGHNQVFTVLGVIILWFGWFGFNPGSALSPMGGFFGHVALTTNLAAAAGGLAALIASWLYFGKSDIPAMLNGVLAALVAITGACAFVEPWAAILIGFIAGAFTFMTSQWLERAGLDDPIYAFSVHGIAGMWGAISTGLFATPELVETVGVGKAGLFYGGGAHQLGVQALGVIGTFAFVAVMSFIILYVMKLVIGLRVTEEEELMGLDISEHGTYGYPEQMKLITESESKPLK, from the coding sequence ATGAAAAAAAAGATGTTGATGATGTTCCTGGCCATGGTTACACTGATGATCTACCCGGTCAGCGCATTTGCAGCTGAGGGTCCGGCAGCACCGGATCTGCAAATCGGACTTGACACTGCGTTTACGTTCCTGGCATTTATCCTTGTATTCTTTATGCAATCTGGTTTTGCAATGCTTGAAGCCGGTTCGGTCCGGATGAAGAATGCAGGCCACGTTGCTGGTAAGACGGTATTGACACTGGCCATTGCAAGCTTGTGTTTCTGGGCACTGGGCTTCGGTCTTGGCTTCGGTAACGGCAATAGCTTCTTCGGCACTACAGGATTCTTCTACGGTGGAGACACAACGGCTTCCTCGTTCGAATCCCTGGCATTCTCCGATGTAACCCTAAATGTAAAATTCCTGTTCCAAATGGCTTTCGCAGCGGTTTCCCTGGCGATCGTATCCGGTGGTATGGCGGAACGTGCGAAGCTGAGCGTATACATCATCTTCGGAATTCTCTTCTCCGTAGTCATCTATCCGGTTGTAGCTCACTGGGTATGGGGCGGCGGCTGGCTGGCTGAACTGGGCATGCAGGACTATGCAGGTTCCACGGTTGTCCATCTTACAGGTGCAACTGCAGCAGTTGTGGCAACAATTCTGCTCAAACCCCGTCTGGGCAAATTCAATAAAGAAGGTAAACCGGTTATCATTCCTGGTCACAACCAGGTATTCACGGTACTCGGCGTTATCATTCTCTGGTTCGGCTGGTTTGGCTTCAACCCGGGTAGTGCATTGTCCCCTATGGGCGGATTCTTCGGCCACGTGGCACTGACAACGAACCTGGCTGCTGCGGCAGGCGGTCTGGCAGCGCTGATTGCTTCCTGGCTGTACTTCGGCAAGTCGGACATTCCGGCAATGCTAAACGGTGTTCTCGCTGCACTCGTTGCGATCACTGGCGCCTGTGCATTTGTAGAACCTTGGGCAGCAATTCTTATTGGATTTATCGCTGGTGCATTCACATTCATGACTTCCCAGTGGCTGGAACGTGCAGGTCTTGACGATCCAATCTACGCTTTCTCTGTTCACGGTATTGCAGGAATGTGGGGAGCGATTTCTACAGGCTTGTTTGCAACACCTGAGCTTGTTGAAACTGTTGGTGTTGGTAAAGCCGGTCTGTTCTACGGCGGCGGCGCTCACCAGCTGGGAGTACAGGCGCTTGGTGTAATCGGAACCTTTGCTTTCGTAGCGGTTATGTCCTTCATTATCCTCTACGTAATGAAACTGGTTATCGGACTGCGCGTAACTGAAGAAGAAGAATTGATGGGTCTGGATATCAGTGAGCATGGTACTTACGGGTATCCTGAACAAATGAAACTGATCACAGAATCGGAATCCAAACCCCTGAAATAA
- a CDS encoding DUF294 nucleotidyltransferase-like domain-containing protein, whose translation METADWNEDERYLSIVTAGSPQELKARRTACQKVLLEQLNVIPVEEWMCRVNAMHDQIAGTAVRICEAQMKEAGYGLPPCAYSFIVFGSAGRQEATLWSDQDNGLIVEGELDGLKKSYFEAFGAMLSDVLETAGYEKCDGKVMCSEPLWRKTLPEWEHQLAGWMEQLEWEPVRYLIIASDMRHVAGSVELSAKWKEVFHAGFADNHKLTMAVLRNTVRHKATLNLLGQVLTERFGDYAGGFDVKYGLYIPLVNIVRHLSLLHGIQDSSTLKRLEHLAELDKYQHLEEIRRAFLTALKMRVNTPYTVEDGLLASSDYYAENDLKNKQLRTELRESLLLVRRLHKALQRQLRSAERRQP comes from the coding sequence ATGGAGACAGCAGACTGGAACGAAGATGAAAGATACTTGTCCATCGTAACGGCCGGTTCGCCGCAGGAGCTTAAGGCCAGGCGTACCGCTTGTCAAAAAGTACTTCTGGAGCAGTTAAATGTTATTCCGGTTGAGGAATGGATGTGCCGGGTGAATGCAATGCATGATCAGATTGCAGGAACGGCGGTACGTATATGTGAGGCGCAGATGAAGGAGGCGGGCTATGGCCTGCCTCCCTGCGCCTATTCCTTTATTGTATTCGGCAGTGCAGGCAGACAGGAAGCTACGCTGTGGAGTGATCAGGATAATGGTTTGATTGTAGAAGGAGAGCTGGATGGGCTTAAGAAAAGCTATTTCGAAGCCTTTGGAGCCATGTTGTCCGATGTGCTTGAAACTGCGGGTTATGAGAAATGCGACGGCAAGGTGATGTGCTCCGAGCCTTTGTGGCGTAAAACACTGCCTGAATGGGAGCATCAGCTGGCGGGATGGATGGAGCAGCTGGAATGGGAGCCTGTCCGTTACCTGATCATAGCTTCTGATATGCGCCATGTGGCCGGCAGCGTAGAATTGTCCGCGAAGTGGAAAGAAGTCTTTCATGCCGGGTTTGCGGACAATCACAAACTGACGATGGCTGTGCTGCGCAATACTGTTCGCCATAAGGCAACGCTTAATCTGCTTGGACAGGTGCTCACGGAACGGTTTGGCGATTATGCCGGCGGTTTTGATGTCAAATACGGTCTTTATATTCCGCTTGTCAATATTGTCAGGCATTTGTCGCTGCTGCACGGGATACAGGATTCTTCGACGCTGAAGAGGCTTGAGCATTTGGCAGAACTGGACAAATACCAGCATCTTGAAGAGATCCGGCGGGCATTTCTGACGGCCTTGAAGATGCGGGTGAATACGCCTTATACCGTGGAAGACGGTTTGCTTGCGAGCAGTGATTATTATGCGGAGAATGATTTGAAGAATAAGCAGCTCAGAACTGAGCTGCGGGAAAGTCTGCTGCTGGTCAGGCGTCTGCATAAGGCCCTGCAGCGTCAGCTCCGGTCAGCGGAAAGGAGACAGCCATGA
- a CDS encoding exonuclease domain-containing protein, whose translation MKEPNKGGGFWNNLRQGGMPSAIASMRGGESAQQTAQQMAFIRSLMREKRRPEVLHTPLSELETVIFDLETTGFSHQGGDEIMSFGAIRVVGEEIKEDECFYTLVNCGAAIPDTITKLTGISEEMTSSAPSLMDGLHNFMSFVGQRVLVAHGSAHDKSFLNAALWKTSKVQLTHRVLDTMMLARWLEPHRSNYTLDELLAIHEIPIEGRHHALEDAKMTAKLWVDYMRQISQKKQVETLGDLYAYLSRT comes from the coding sequence ATGAAGGAGCCGAACAAAGGCGGAGGGTTCTGGAACAACCTGAGACAAGGCGGAATGCCATCTGCCATCGCATCCATGAGAGGCGGGGAATCAGCGCAGCAAACAGCACAGCAGATGGCGTTTATCCGTTCTCTTATGCGCGAGAAACGGCGTCCGGAAGTGCTGCATACTCCGCTCTCTGAACTGGAGACCGTTATATTTGATCTTGAGACTACCGGCTTCTCCCATCAGGGCGGGGATGAAATTATGTCCTTCGGGGCGATCCGTGTGGTAGGCGAAGAGATTAAGGAAGACGAGTGTTTCTATACGCTGGTGAATTGCGGGGCGGCGATTCCGGATACGATCACGAAGCTTACCGGAATTTCAGAAGAGATGACCTCCAGTGCGCCGTCTTTGATGGACGGACTGCATAATTTCATGTCTTTTGTCGGCCAGAGAGTGCTGGTAGCGCATGGAAGCGCTCATGATAAATCATTTCTGAATGCAGCGTTATGGAAAACCTCCAAGGTGCAGCTGACCCACCGGGTATTGGATACGATGATGCTGGCCCGCTGGCTGGAGCCGCACCGCAGTAATTATACGCTGGATGAGCTTCTGGCTATCCACGAGATTCCGATTGAAGGCCGTCATCATGCCCTGGAAGATGCCAAGATGACGGCGAAACTCTGGGTGGATTATATGAGGCAGATTTCCCAGAAGAAACAGGTGGAGACTCTGGGCGATCTATATGCGTATCTAAGCAGGACTTAA
- a CDS encoding Mov34/MPN/PAD-1 family protein: MTASQGIPQSIRLSSSVQHMLGKHLLSCYPQEACGILLGAAAAGGMCIDNYMPIRNVAPDPLHSFVPDPGEWVRAVYRDPAPVGFFHSHPHAAPWPSPADLSGLSSLGPEFKVYLIGSPGTGHTSAPLLNGFLIQRPDNAGSSQTHTLQHVPLSPA; encoded by the coding sequence ATGACAGCGAGCCAGGGAATCCCCCAGTCGATCAGACTGAGCTCTTCCGTACAGCATATGCTGGGGAAGCATCTGCTGTCCTGTTATCCGCAGGAGGCCTGCGGAATCCTGCTGGGAGCTGCCGCAGCGGGTGGCATGTGTATCGACAACTATATGCCGATACGCAACGTAGCGCCTGACCCGCTGCATTCTTTTGTGCCTGATCCCGGGGAGTGGGTCAGAGCCGTGTACCGTGATCCCGCGCCTGTCGGATTCTTCCACTCCCATCCGCATGCTGCGCCCTGGCCTTCTCCTGCCGATCTGAGCGGCCTGTCTTCGCTGGGGCCTGAGTTCAAGGTATACCTGATCGGCTCTCCGGGAACCGGACATACAAGTGCTCCGCTGTTGAATGGCTTCCTTATTCAGCGGCCCGACAACGCCGGGTCCTCGCAGACACATACCTTGCAGCATGTGCCGTTAAGTCCTGCTTAG
- a CDS encoding TlpA family protein disulfide reductase, whose translation MKAVHKRNLTVLALIIFLAILAIEHRSNAEPKAVAVLQQQAEPETGAYAGKKAPAFTLQEGDQRYEVGGAREKAVMLNFWASWCDPCQQEAPELNKMAMKYSDVLDIYGINVTSQDYKPNAERFVKKYMLAFPVMYDLKGQIFDKYNGAVFPTNVLIDKNGVISEIILGVLSAEELEKKIIALTGS comes from the coding sequence ATGAAAGCAGTCCACAAACGGAATTTGACCGTTCTGGCCCTGATAATATTTCTGGCCATTCTTGCCATAGAACATAGAAGCAATGCTGAACCCAAGGCAGTAGCAGTCCTTCAGCAGCAGGCAGAACCTGAGACCGGTGCTTATGCGGGAAAGAAAGCACCTGCATTCACGCTGCAGGAGGGAGATCAACGGTATGAAGTCGGCGGAGCCAGAGAGAAAGCGGTAATGCTTAATTTCTGGGCCTCGTGGTGTGATCCCTGCCAGCAGGAAGCTCCGGAGCTGAACAAGATGGCTATGAAATACAGCGATGTTCTTGATATCTACGGCATCAATGTTACCAGCCAGGATTATAAGCCTAACGCAGAACGGTTTGTGAAGAAGTATATGCTGGCATTTCCGGTAATGTATGATCTGAAAGGCCAGATTTTCGATAAATATAATGGGGCAGTCTTCCCGACCAATGTACTGATTGACAAGAATGGTGTGATTAGCGAGATTATTCTCGGTGTCCTGTCTGCTGAGGAACTGGAGAAAAAAATTATCGCGTTAACCGGCTCCTAG
- the cimA gene encoding citramalate synthase, with amino-acid sequence MSKSISIFDTTLRDGTQGEGISLSADDKLKIAKKLDDLGVHYIEGGNPGSNSKDIEFFKRVQELHLNAKITAFGSTRRKNSVAEHDDGLQRMINAGVPAATLVGKSWDFHVHTALQTTLEENLAMIGDSISYLKRQGLEVIFDAEHFFDGYKNNPEYASAVLARAREAGADWLVMCDTNGGTLPHEIQEMVSGIGLQLPGSALGIHTHNDCELAVANTLSAIGAGVRQVQGTINGYGERCGNANLCSIIPTLQLKMGYYCIPGDSLPQLTNTARFISEVANVNMPVNQPYVGTAAFAHKGGIHVSAILRDSRTYEHIAPELVGNKQRVLVSELAGQSNVLSKAQEMGLSLDPSSEQARKVIDKIKDLEHQGYQFEGADASLELLLREATGEMNELFTFESFKMLVEKSAGRPVVSEAFVKLKVGGENLYTAAEGNGPVNALDNALRKALQTYFPQLKDMHLSDYKVRVLDEQDQTAAKVRVLIESKDYGDTWSTVGVSSNVIEASWEALVDSMRYALLGQISLDQGTQASSEPRGLVNH; translated from the coding sequence ATGTCTAAGTCCATCTCCATCTTCGATACTACTCTGCGCGACGGCACTCAAGGCGAAGGGATCAGTCTGTCGGCGGATGATAAGCTGAAGATTGCCAAGAAACTCGACGATCTGGGTGTCCATTATATTGAAGGCGGTAATCCGGGAAGCAACAGCAAAGACATCGAATTTTTCAAAAGAGTCCAGGAGCTGCATCTGAATGCCAAAATCACGGCATTCGGCAGCACCCGGCGCAAGAATTCGGTGGCGGAGCACGATGACGGGCTGCAAAGAATGATCAATGCCGGTGTTCCGGCGGCTACCCTGGTCGGGAAGTCCTGGGACTTCCACGTTCATACTGCGCTGCAGACTACTCTTGAAGAGAACCTGGCCATGATCGGCGACTCCATCTCCTACCTGAAACGTCAGGGTCTGGAGGTCATTTTCGATGCGGAGCATTTCTTCGACGGGTATAAGAACAACCCCGAATATGCTTCTGCCGTACTCGCCCGTGCCCGCGAAGCCGGTGCAGACTGGCTCGTAATGTGCGACACGAACGGCGGTACTCTGCCGCATGAAATTCAGGAGATGGTCTCAGGCATAGGGCTTCAGCTTCCGGGTTCCGCACTGGGCATTCATACACACAATGATTGTGAGCTTGCAGTAGCCAACACTTTAAGCGCAATCGGCGCAGGTGTGCGTCAGGTTCAGGGAACCATTAACGGCTACGGCGAGCGCTGCGGCAATGCCAATCTGTGCTCCATCATTCCAACCCTGCAGCTGAAGATGGGCTATTACTGTATTCCGGGGGATTCATTGCCCCAACTAACCAATACCGCACGTTTCATCAGCGAGGTCGCCAATGTGAACATGCCGGTGAACCAGCCTTATGTCGGAACCGCGGCCTTTGCCCATAAGGGCGGCATTCATGTCTCAGCCATTCTGCGCGATTCGCGCACTTATGAGCATATTGCCCCTGAACTGGTCGGCAACAAACAACGTGTGCTTGTCTCTGAACTGGCAGGCCAGAGCAATGTATTGTCCAAAGCCCAGGAGATGGGACTCAGCCTGGATCCAAGCAGCGAACAGGCCCGCAAGGTTATCGATAAGATCAAGGACCTGGAGCATCAGGGTTATCAGTTCGAGGGGGCGGATGCCTCACTTGAACTGCTGCTCCGGGAAGCTACCGGTGAGATGAACGAGCTGTTCACCTTCGAATCCTTCAAGATGCTGGTGGAGAAAAGCGCCGGACGCCCTGTTGTCTCCGAAGCCTTCGTCAAACTGAAGGTCGGCGGCGAGAACCTGTATACTGCGGCGGAAGGCAATGGTCCGGTCAATGCGCTGGATAACGCGCTGCGCAAGGCGCTGCAGACATACTTCCCGCAGCTTAAGGATATGCATCTCTCCGACTATAAGGTCCGGGTGCTTGACGAGCAGGATCAGACCGCAGCGAAGGTCCGCGTACTCATTGAATCCAAAGACTACGGAGACACCTGGAGCACAGTAGGCGTATCCAGCAATGTGATTGAAGCGAGCTGGGAGGCATTGGTCGATTCCATGCGCTATGCTCTGCTCGGACAGATTTCGCTGGATCAAGGTACCCAGGCCAGCAGTGAACCGAGAGGCTTAGTCAATCACTAA
- a CDS encoding DNA polymerase IV has product MQNVDQYYPASGRVILHVDMNAFYCSVHEAEDPEQYRGKATAVAGSVESRRGIIVTCSYAARRLGISTGMQVQKALRICPSLILIKPDFHLYRKYSNAFMQIAYSYTPLLEAVSIDECYLDITGSRQFGTPLEIAETLQRRIMEELGLPCSIGIAPNKLLAKIASDLKKPNGISVLRLRDVPSVLWNKPCNEMFGIGGKTAEKLRKLGIYSIGQLAAADEAMLVGHFGVMGSWLKRAGNGIDHGVVNPEREQSKSIGHTTTLPRDVVGLAEARPILLNLSDQVARRLRKQGLVAAGVQLTIRTPDMKTITRSRQLEAPTESAEDIYKAVCDQFARHWKGDKPVRLLGVTLQGLTLKEDSAIQLDLFDYERQPKKESLNKAMDMLRNKFGENAVLTAGMLTDSHSARLRNHKERGTSLQKDNLSGADRDTD; this is encoded by the coding sequence ATGCAGAATGTGGATCAATATTATCCGGCAAGCGGCAGGGTTATTCTGCATGTGGATATGAACGCTTTTTACTGCTCGGTGCATGAAGCGGAGGATCCGGAGCAGTATAGAGGTAAAGCGACGGCTGTTGCCGGGAGCGTAGAGTCCCGGCGGGGGATCATAGTCACTTGCTCTTACGCTGCACGCAGGCTGGGCATCTCAACCGGGATGCAGGTGCAGAAGGCGCTGCGGATCTGTCCATCCTTAATCCTTATTAAGCCGGATTTTCATTTATACCGCAAGTACTCGAATGCATTTATGCAGATTGCCTACAGCTATACCCCGTTGCTTGAAGCGGTATCGATAGACGAATGTTATCTGGATATTACCGGTTCGCGGCAATTCGGAACCCCTCTGGAGATTGCAGAGACGCTGCAGCGGCGTATTATGGAAGAGCTGGGTCTCCCGTGCTCGATCGGGATTGCTCCCAATAAGCTGCTGGCGAAGATTGCCTCCGATCTTAAGAAGCCGAATGGCATCTCTGTGCTGCGGCTGCGCGATGTGCCGTCCGTACTATGGAACAAACCCTGCAACGAGATGTTCGGAATCGGCGGCAAGACGGCCGAGAAGCTGCGGAAGCTGGGCATTTACAGCATTGGACAGCTGGCGGCTGCGGATGAGGCTATGCTGGTCGGACATTTTGGCGTGATGGGCTCCTGGCTGAAGCGGGCCGGCAACGGGATCGATCACGGGGTAGTGAACCCGGAGCGGGAACAGAGCAAGTCCATCGGCCACACGACTACGCTGCCGCGGGATGTGGTGGGGCTGGCGGAGGCGCGCCCGATCCTGCTGAATCTGAGTGATCAGGTGGCGCGGCGGCTGCGGAAGCAGGGCCTGGTCGCAGCTGGGGTACAGCTAACGATCCGTACGCCGGATATGAAGACGATTACCCGTTCACGCCAGCTTGAGGCTCCTACAGAAAGCGCTGAAGACATCTATAAGGCGGTCTGTGACCAGTTCGCGCGCCACTGGAAAGGCGATAAGCCGGTACGGCTGCTGGGTGTGACGCTTCAGGGCCTGACGCTCAAGGAGGATTCCGCGATTCAGCTGGACTTGTTCGATTACGAACGGCAGCCTAAGAAGGAGTCGCTGAATAAGGCGATGGATATGCTGCGCAACAAGTTTGGTGAGAACGCCGTGCTGACGGCAGGCATGCTCACTGACAGCCACTCGGCGCGGCTGCGTAATCACAAGGAGCGGGGAACCTCGCTGCAGAAGGACAATCTCAGTGGTGCAGACCGGGATACCGACTGA